A region of the Coxiella-like endosymbiont genome:
AAAGTATCTCTATGCTCATAAGCATACGCGATATTGGGCTTAGCTCCAGTCGCCACGAAAATGGAGCGGGCAGGCAAGGTTTGATCCTCATCCGTTACAATCCAAACCCCTTCTTCATCCATGACACGCCATTGACATACTAAAGCTATTGCCCAACCTTGGGCATCTAATTTCACGGCTTTTGGTTCTAGACCCTCAGCGTAATAGATGCCTTCTTCTAAGGCCTTTATTACCTCCTCGTGGTTACGTTTATAAGCAGGAGACTCTTCCATAGTCCGGCGATAAGCTATGGTTATTCCACCCCATCCTCGGAGAAGCTTTACTAAATCAATCGGTCGATCTTCTTCTTTTGCTTTCAGGCGCTCCGCACCGACAGCTCGCCCATGATTAAGAAATTCATCTAAAACTTCCAATGAAACTTGATCAAAACGAGACCTTACAGCTTCTTCTCCAAAGAATTTGATAAGCTTTTTATATCGTTGAGTTATTTTTTCTACTTGAGCGATGTAATATGCTTGAACTTCCGTGGCCGTATCGATGGCGGTTAATCCGCCTCCAATCACTACGGCGGGCAAGCGCACTTGTAAATTAGCCAAGCTTGAGGATTTAGCAGCACCAGTTAATTGAAGTGCCATTAAAAAATCGTTAGCCTGGCGCATCCCTGGAGCTAGGCTATTTGGAATCTGCAATTCGCGCGGCAAACCAGCCCCCACAGCTATTGCTAAATGATCGAAACCCAGACGCCATACATCTTCAACCAATAAAGTGCCACCGAAACGAACGCTGCCAAATACTTGAAAATAGGGACGCCTTAATAAACTGATGTAAATTAGTTTTAAGAAATTTTTATCCCAACGCACAGTAATTCCATATTCGGCAACTCCACCAAAACCGGCCATTACCCGATTGTCCAACCGTTTTTTTAGATCCACATAATTTCGAATAGGCTCAGCAATAAGATCAGAAGGCAAGGGTTCAATCTTTAAACCATCGGTTCCCACAACAGCAAAGCCTTCCATCAAAAGAAAATGTGCCAATGTAAACCCAGCAGGCCCCATTCCCATAATCAACACTTTTTTTCCATTATAAGCTTTAGGTAGGTATTGTTCTTGCCGTAGGGGATTCCAACGTGTAAGCAAATCATAGATCTCCACACCCCAGGGTAATTCCAATACGTCCGTTAAAATTCGTGTTTCAGTCTGAGGAATGTTAACGGGCTCTTGTTTTTGGTAAATGCAAGCTTTCATACAATCGTTGCAAATACGATGCCCCGTAGCTGGGCACATAGGATTATCGATCATAACAGTGGCTAAAGCAGCAATTGCATAGCCCTTCTTTTTCAAAATATGCATTTCGGAAATTTTTTCATCCAAGGGACATCCTGTTAAAGTTTCACCTAAAGGATTAATCTTTAGGTTTCGATTTGGATCGCCTTTTTTTACTGGAAATCCTTTGGAACAAAAATCCCCATCAGTTTTGTGACAATAAATACAATAATGAACATGGGCCATTGCTTCACGCCGTTCCATCCGCGGATCGGTCAAAGTGAAGCCGTCCCGATAACGGCGCGATTCCGGCGGCCCCTCTAAACGTCCCAGTGCATCTTCAGGAAGAGCAACCGTTTCTACTAAATTTTCATAATTTAGATGTTTGTGTAAACGAAAGCTTATCCATCCTCTTACTGCATTCTTTCCTTCTAATTGAGTAAGGGCAGCAACACACCAGGAAGTAAGTTTTTCAATAAATGCTGCATTATCTTCAGGCGCTTCCAATAACCGCTGTCCCCACCGAGCGATGGCCCATTCTCGATCAACTTCATTTAATCTGTTTTCTTCTAATTGATCAGTTACCCATTGATCTAATAGTGAAAAACTTTCTATTAAATCTGCCTTTTTGAGCAGCCTGCGTGCTTGACGCAAGACATAGAATTTTTTGAAAGCAAAAATGATGTTTTCTTTTAAAGTGGCGACACGCAAATGGTTGGCCGATTTCTCAATTGAAAAAAAATCTGCAATAAAAGTTTCTAAAAGAGGCCCACAGGCAATGATTAACTCGCTGATCTCTTGAGGTTTTAAGGGTTCATTTTCTCGATACCGCAGAAGTCGTGCGTGCAAGATTTCATCTTTTGTTTTTAGAAAAATCAGAAAAGCAGCATCCAGCTTTGCAAGCCCATTTATCGTAAATAATTCTGAAAAGTTGAATCCTTTCAGAACCAGTGGTAAATTAGTCATGGAAAGCATATTCATTTCATATTACAATCTAACTATAATTCATCAGGCACCATATTTTAGCAGAGCTTATGTTTAGAAAGAAAAATAATTATCAAAAGACTTCAGGAGCTTACATTAGCGAAATTGATAAGCGTTTGGCTGATTTTGATCAAAACCATGCATGGTCAGCTACGCAGCTGGCCGAAATCACCAAATACAAACGAATTTTTCATTTACAGAATACTCCCTCTTCCTCTTCTGTAAAAAGAAAAACTTTATGGGATTTCGAGTAAATAACTATAAGCCTTCTAGCAATTTCGTTAACTCTCCGCTTGTGAACAGTTCGCTAACGATATCACTTCCGCCAATAAGCTCACCATTGATATAGAGTTGGGGAATCGTAGGCCAATTGGAAAAATCTTTAATTCCTTGACGAAGCTCGGATGACTCTAAAACGTCAAAGCTTGTAAACTGGGCTCCACATTGGCGCAGAATATGAACCACACGTCCTGAAAAGCCGCATTGAGGAAAGTCAGGCGTTCCTTTCATATACAACACAATAGGGTTAGTTTCTATTTGTTGTCGAATTTCTTCTTGGATACTCATTAATTGATCTCTTTTTATTTTCATAGTTTCCGACTTAACTCTGGCTTAGTGATTTTTCTGCTCCGTGGGTTATTTTGGCCCATCTCTCATGCATCCTTGACGCTAGTCGCTCCACACAATCAGTAAGCCAGAATTTTAGCCCCGGGGATCGTTTTATATTCATCCGGCGTATGCGTTTTTAAGGAAAGGGCGTGAATATCAGATTTCATGCGATTCCCGAGAGCATTGTAAACCATACGATGACGAGCTACTCGGTTTCTACCTTCAAATGTAGAACATAAAACCACTGCTTCAAAATGCTGCCCATCTCCCTCTACAAAAACAACTTGGCTCTCGGGCAAACCCGCTTCAATCCAACTTTTGATATTATCCACCGTTACCACAAATGTTCACTGAACTAAGTTGTTTTTGTTTATAGGGATACGATTTTGATTTTAGTGGAATTGATAGCTTCAATTACACTCTTCGTTATACTATAATTTCTAAGGGAGCTACTGTAAAATGACTTTTATTGTAATTGATCACTGTATACGTTGCAAGTACACAGACTGCGTGGAAGTCTGTCCTGTAGATTGTTTCCACGAAGGCCCCAACATGTTGGTCATCGATCCAGACGAATGCATTGATTGCAATCTTTGCGTTCCGGAATGCCCCGTCGATGCTATCTTTGCTGAAGACGACTTACCCCAAGAAAAGCAATATTTTCTAAAACTCAATGCAGAACTTGCCAAGCAGTGGCCTATTATTACCGCCAAAAAAGAAGCTCCGAAAGATGCTGATGATTGGGCAGATATTCCTGACAAGCTTCAATATCTAGAGCGCGAATGGTCGGAATAAAAAAATGAGTCGGTTTCGTCGCTACCAGGGAAAAGCTTATCAACGTGGGATACCCTTGAAACAAATACCACTCATTTTATTCATGCTCTTATTGAAAATAGTATCCAGACCGGTCAGCGGATTGTCTCGTTGGTGATAATCAACAAGAAATTCAATAAGCCATGCGTTACGAGCCATTCGTTATTTGTTTTTTTAGTCACCGAACCCTTGATTGCTTACGATCGGAAAGCTTGGGATCCACTGTTGATAATCGCGTCCGTTATGCTTTTTCATC
Encoded here:
- a CDS encoding FAD-dependent oxidoreductase; translated protein: MLSMTNLPLVLKGFNFSELFTINGLAKLDAAFLIFLKTKDEILHARLLRYRENEPLKPQEISELIIACGPLLETFIADFFSIEKSANHLRVATLKENIIFAFKKFYVLRQARRLLKKADLIESFSLLDQWVTDQLEENRLNEVDREWAIARWGQRLLEAPEDNAAFIEKLTSWCVAALTQLEGKNAVRGWISFRLHKHLNYENLVETVALPEDALGRLEGPPESRRYRDGFTLTDPRMERREAMAHVHYCIYCHKTDGDFCSKGFPVKKGDPNRNLKINPLGETLTGCPLDEKISEMHILKKKGYAIAALATVMIDNPMCPATGHRICNDCMKACIYQKQEPVNIPQTETRILTDVLELPWGVEIYDLLTRWNPLRQEQYLPKAYNGKKVLIMGMGPAGFTLAHFLLMEGFAVVGTDGLKIEPLPSDLIAEPIRNYVDLKKRLDNRVMAGFGGVAEYGITVRWDKNFLKLIYISLLRRPYFQVFGSVRFGGTLLVEDVWRLGFDHLAIAVGAGLPRELQIPNSLAPGMRQANDFLMALQLTGAAKSSSLANLQVRLPAVVIGGGLTAIDTATEVQAYYIAQVEKITQRYKKLIKFFGEEAVRSRFDQVSLEVLDEFLNHGRAVGAERLKAKEEDRPIDLVKLLRGWGGITIAYRRTMEESPAYKRNHEEVIKALEEGIYYAEGLEPKAVKLDAQGWAIALVCQWRVMDEEGVWIVTDEDQTLPARSIFVATGAKPNIAYAYEHRDTFSREGFNYQRFEFKDNKLKEVSEEGHCKIEDFGPFTSYEKGEHRVSFLGDTHPIFHGSVVKAIASAKRTYPKIVEALEHNHRFNGDVIEYDKFRDQMATLFEAKVIAVRRHSPAMVECQIRALMAARNFRAGQFYRLQNFECLSPLIGDTRLQTEALAMIGVNQNSDPDVVSFMVLERGASSRLVATLKPGQPISIMGPTGCYSKIPTESQKNIMIIGGALAASHLRSLGPTLRKAGHRVFYVALMETANELYCHEELEAVSDVVLWLTQKGGRIKPRRSQDRVAQGELISVLRRYEIEQPSLSLQTIDRVYVIGSTHLLRQVQKGREGLLKKYFKPEVEFVASVYGPMQCMMKGVCAQCLQWQIDPSTGKRTKAVYACSWQHQPMELVDIKNIEERFSQNRTQEILSDLWLDYLFATERIERV
- the grxD gene encoding Grx4 family monothiol glutaredoxin, yielding MSIQEEIRQQIETNPIVLYMKGTPDFPQCGFSGRVVHILRQCGAQFTSFDVLESSELRQGIKDFSNWPTIPQLYINGELIGGSDIVSELFTSGELTKLLEGL
- a CDS encoding BolA family protein, which translates into the protein MDNIKSWIEAGLPESQVVFVEGDGQHFEAVVLCSTFEGRNRVARHRMVYNALGNRMKSDIHALSLKTHTPDEYKTIPGAKILAY
- the fdxA gene encoding ferredoxin FdxA: MTFIVIDHCIRCKYTDCVEVCPVDCFHEGPNMLVIDPDECIDCNLCVPECPVDAIFAEDDLPQEKQYFLKLNAELAKQWPIITAKKEAPKDADDWADIPDKLQYLEREWSE
- a CDS encoding CBU_0585 family protein produces the protein MFRKKNNYQKTSGAYISEIDKRLADFDQNHAWSATQLAEITKYKRIFHLQNTPSSSSVKRKTLWDFE